The following nucleotide sequence is from Leopardus geoffroyi isolate Oge1 chromosome D4, O.geoffroyi_Oge1_pat1.0, whole genome shotgun sequence.
gttaaaaaaacaaacaaaaaaagatgggaaGCCTGGGTGTAGATGCGTACAACTGTGCAAATATGTGTAacttaaaatataccaaaaacgTACACTTAAAAGgtttatataagaaaagaaatccagattACAGTGTTTTCCCTCCATACCCCCTGGGTCGCCCTGCTCACCCACCCTGGAGGCCGTGGCATAGAGACCATCCAGAACCTTGGACCTTTGTCCTTCTGTCGGGTGTCATGATTTCGGCAACTCAGTGGTGGGAATGGGGAGAGGCCACCGTGGAAACTTCAGGCTTATTAGAAGCCCGGTGATACACAGCCCTGTTCGTTTACGGCCGTCGGGATTCGCGTGTCGTCTCCTGGTGAGCCGAGAGTGTCGGCTTTTGGGTCCTGCGATGGGGCTGCACAGGGGTCGTTAGAATctcactttctctgcctccttctgctGGATTGAGGTTTGGGGAGGTCTTCAGCTTTCCCTGAGCCGGGTGTCCTGCGTGCCACCCGGTGTCCTGAGGGGCGCCCCCTTGTGCCCCCCTTGTACCTCTGCTGCGGTTAAGGACCCCCCCTGTGCTGCTCGGGTGCTGACAGAAAACCGCTCTCCTCACAGCCGCCCCCCTGAGGGTGACTTCTGTCATTCACTGGCCCCGAGCTTGGCAACACCAGAAAGATTTCTTAGGAGCTATTATTCGTGTGTAAAGAATGCCCATTTAAACATCTGTAAAGGTCAGTCCTTGTTTGCCAAGCATAATAGCCCATTGTCGCTATGGTGAGCGTCCCCTTCCCTTCAGGCCCCACCTCCGAGGAACCATGATTGGCAGGTTCGTGGGGCGCGGGGCCTGACCCTTTTCTCGGCCTTGTCGTGGGTTTCACGCACCAGACAGTGGCACggagggggctctgtgctgtaaaGGAAGCCCCAGTGCAGGGGTGAGGACGAGTGCCGCGGCTTTCTGTGCTGCCGTCCTCAAGGAGAGAGACCCGTGCTCTTCCTAATAACACCAGTAGCGACATGGGCAACAGTGAGCCACTACGTGCCAGAAGCTGGGACAGATCCTCCTTATATTGCATTGTATTCACACAGCCACGCTGCGGGTGggtctttcttcttgcttttagtgttcacttatttattttgagagagcgtgagcagggggaacaggcagagagggagagaggagagaggagagaggagagaggagagaggagagagagagagagagagagagagagagagagagaatcccgagcaggcttcgtgccgtccgcacagagcccgacacggggctcgatctcacaaaccacgagaccgtgacctgagcccaggtcaagagtcggacgcttaaccgactgagccacccaggcgccccgtctacAGGTGggttttgtttctccatttcGTAGATGAGAACGCTGAGGATGTGTGGAGAGGCGTCCCTTGCCTAGGCCTCgcggctggggggcggggggcaggggggagggtggCAGAGCTGGTGCTCACGCGCAGGCCTGTCCGGGCCCAGACCCGTGGCTGGTCCTCTGGGGAGCCGGTGGCCAGCCCCAGGTTCCCCCTCACAAAGGAGCCTCTAGTCTGAAGCTGTTAAACTCTTCCCACTGTGTTTCAGATCCTCTGGACCACGAGCCCCCTGTGTCTCCACTGCTCCCTCGAAAAGAACGAGGTCCCCAGGATGGCGGCCTGAATGAGGACGAGCGCCTTCTTCCCAAAGACAAAAAGACCAACTTGTTCAGTGCCTTgatcaagaagaagaagaaaacggCCCCAACGCCCCCGAAACGCAGCAGCTCCTTCCGGGAGATGGACGGCCAGCCCGAGCGCAAGGGGGCCGGCGAGGAAGAGGGCCGAGAAACCAGCAACGGGGCACCGGCTCTCACACCCTCGGACGCAGCCGAGCCAGCCAAGTCCCCAAAGCCCAGCAGCGGGGCTGGTGTCCCCAACGGAGCCTTTCGGGAGTCCGGGGGTGCAGGCTTCCGGTCTCCCCACCTGTGGAAAAAGTCCAGTACGCTGACCAGCAGCCGCCTAGCAGCCAGCGAGGAGGAGAGTGGCGGCAGCTCCAGCAAGCGCTTCCTGCGGTCCTGCTCGGCCTCCTGCGTGCCCCACGGAGCCAGGGACACCGAGTGGAGGTCCGTCACACTGCCTCGGGACCTGCAGTCCACGGGCAGGCAGTTCGACTCGTCCACGTTTGGAGGGCACAAAAGCGAGAAGCCGGCTCTGCCTCGGAAGCGGGCGAGTGAGAACAGGTCCGACCAGGCGACCAGAGGCACGGTGACTCCCCCACCCAGGCTGGTGAAAAAGACCGAGGAAGCAGCCGATGAGGTCTTTCGAGACGCGGGGGAATCCAGCCCGGGCTCCAGCCCCCCAAGTCTGACTCCAAAACTCCTCCGCAGGCAGGTCACGGGGGCTCCTTCCTCTGGCCTTCCCCACAAGGACGAGACCGCCAAGTCCGGTGCCTTGGGGACACCTGTCGCAGCTGAGCCGGTGCCCCCCGCCAGCAGAGCAGGGCCAGGTGCGTCCGGAGGGACCGGCAAGGCCCCCGCCGAGGAGCCCAGATCGAGGAGGCACAAGCCTTCCTCCGAGTCCCCAGGGAGAGACAAGGGGAAACTGTCCAAGCTCAAACCTGCCCCACCGCCCCCGCCGCCGGCCTCCGTGGGGAAAGCTGGGAAGCCGGCTCAGAACCCGACCCAGGAAGCGGCCGGGGAGGCCAGCACTGGCGGGAAAACGAAAGCCGCGGCTGTGGTCGTGGATGCTGTGAACAGTGACGCCATCAAGCCCAGTCCGCTGGGAGAGGGCGTCAAAAAGCCCGCGCTCCCATCCGTGCCAAAGCCGCAGTCCAGCAAGCCAGCGGGGGCCCCAGCCGGTGCGGCGTCCGCCCCCTCCACGTTGCCATCAGCAGCCTCCGCCCTGGCCGGGGACCAGCCCGCGTCTACTGCCTTCATCCCTCTCATATCGACCCGCGTGTCTCTTCGGAAAACCCGCCAGCCTCCGGAGCGGATCGCCAGCGGCACCATCACCAAGAGCGTGGTCCTGGACGGCACCGAGGCCCTGTGCCTGGCCATCTCCAAGAACTCCGAGCAGATGGCCAGCCATAGCGCCGTGCTGGAAGCCGGCAAAAACCTGTACACGTTCTGCGTGAGCTATGTGGATTCCATCCAGCAGATGAGGAACAAATTCGCCTTCCGCGAGGCCATCAACAAACTGGAGAATAATCTCCGGGAGCTTCAGATCTGCCCGGCGACAGCAGGGAGTGGCCCGGCGGCCACTCAGGACTTCAGCAAACTCCTCAGCTCCGTGAAGGAGATCAGTGACATCGTACAGAGGTAGCAGAAGCCGGGCATGAGGCCGGCCGGAGCCACCTGCAGTGCGTGAAGGCTTCCCCATGCCTGCGACAGTGGCCGACACCAGACCAGTGAGTTGGGACCTTGGCCCGGGAGCGCTGCGCCACACGGAGCCAAGGGCCACTGTGGAACACAGCCCGACTACCTGTGTTTTGTGCCAACTGTCCCGCACTTCCCCCTCCCCGAGCCCAGGCTCCCTGAGTCGCCTCTGTCCCGAGTTCTATCTGTGGAGTTCCTGCTCTGTGGACTCCGGTCGGCCCGCCGGCCTCCTCCCCACGTAGTGCTCCAGAACTGAGCTCTTCCGGCCAGGGGTGAAAGCAGATGAGCATATTTCCTTTCCGCTGGTCTTTCTGGAGGCCCTCCTCTGGGGATGCCTTCTCCTCCGCTTCCCGCAGGAAATGAGTGCCCTGAACAGGAGCCTTGTCACCCAGGCCTGAGGAACTGTCCTCCCCACCTACCCCATGGAGGGAGCCGGCGCAGAAGACCCGTCTCCAGAATTACATCCTGGGAAGCGCTTGCCAGCTGGTCACTCTGCCCTCCGTTGCTGCCGGGGGCTGGTGCCCTCACATTGCCTCGTGTGAAGGacagctcttgatttggggggTGAAACGGGGTGCTAAAACCAGCCGGCCCTTGGGTCCTTGCTGTCTTGTGGCACTGCTCGGCCTGGATGGAAAGCTGGAGTCTGAAGGGTAGGAGGGTCGCAGTCCGGCGTGCAGGGtcaggggaggcaggcagggtggcTGGCTGGGGGAACAGCTGGTACCCAGatggcctggggctgggcccagCCTACCTTCTTTTCAGGCTTCCAGGGGCCCAGAAAAGGCACTTGGTCTTGATTTCTGACCgatctccttctcctcccttgtACTCCTCTGAGACCAAGTAGATTCATGCAGAGCTCTTTCCTGTGTGACAAGCCAACCTTTAGTTTTCCGGAGCATTTCATGGCTCTGAGCTCAGACCAGTCGCCTCCGGCACAGAAGGACCGGCCACCGGTGCACGGGAGGAGAAGGACTGTGGCACCAAAGCCCCAACCGTTGCTGGCTGTGCGCTAAGAGGCCAATGTCCTGTTGAATCGCCACGAGTAACAACACGCAGCCCACTGTTTCTGCTGGGGTTTTCAGGGATGGAGAAAACCACAAACAGATGAAGCCCAGAAAGTGTCTCCAAGAGCAGGCCTCGGTCTCCTCTCGCCAGGCTGCCCAGGACCAGGCTCTCCAGCCAGGGGCCCAGGCCGCCTTGACCTTGACCTAGAGCAGCTGCTGAAGGAGGGGGGCAGGCACCTGCCTGGGCCTCCTGCCGGGCCCAGGCGCGACCACCTTCCACCCCCATACCCCCGTGACCTCACAACGGCCTCATCACCCGAActtgttctttatttctctggtAGAGATGGTTCCCTCTGCATCGATTTGTGCTGTCCTCACAGCTCATCacctctttgccccctcccccccccccagacttcTGTGTCACACAGACTGAGGGAGGTGCTAGAACACCACCAGCGGCCTTGCAGACAAAGCAAAACCGACCCCACCCAGGTCCCCTCGACCACCTCTTTCTATAaggtactgatttttttttttttgttcacatGATGTGCCActatattttgcatttatatcttGGTATTACACTCTTTTATAGACTTGCTCTTTTATAAATGACATGTAAATAGTTTTCCACTATTTTCCCTTCTCAAATGCctatggtgtcttttttttttttttttttttttggtccagtacattttgtttctgtatatGACTCTGTTTTTTGAATCCACATCTCTccgtagtattttttaaataaatgtttacaacgtTAGAACTCGGGCAGATGGGTCTGGTCTGTCATTTTCCCTGTCCCTCCGGGCTGTGGTGTGCAGACGGGAGGGAGGGGGTCCTCGTTGCCCTTAAGGGGCTGGAGGCTCCGGGGTGGGTTTTACAGGAGTGCGGTGGGAATCCTGCATCCGGGCATCATCCTCGGCCTGCCAAATGCggtttctctccctgccctggcctCCGGCCCTTCTTGCGCCCTTGACACGGATCTGCCAGCAGCACTGGACGTGGGCCCTGCCTCCGAATCGGGAGGAAGAGGAGTCCAAGGGCTGTTCCAGCTGTCAGGCCGTCACAGCGTCATTGAATCGGGAGGAAGTACGTCCTGGGCTCCACTGGCCTGGAAGCGTTAGTCCCTCCACAGGTGCGCCTTTTTCCTCTGCCTGTGACCCTGCCTCGGCTCCCCGCCGCCCCCGAAGCGCCTCTCGCGCGCTGTGGCCCACCCGCCCcgtgtctcctttctctgtgcgcacgaggaggggcagggggcctggAAATGCCACCTGCAGCGCCGTGgcctctcccagccccccaccGAGGGGACCGAGGGGGCGCGTGCGGCCGTTTCCTCGTCTTGGCCTGCATT
It contains:
- the ABL1 gene encoding tyrosine-protein kinase ABL1 isoform X2, yielding MLEICLKLVGCKSKKGLSSSSSCYLEEALQRPVASDFEPQGLSEAARWNSKENLLAGPSENDPNLFVALYDFVASGDNTLSITKGEKLRVLGYNHNGEWCEAQTKNGQGWVPSNYITPVNSLEKHSWYHGPVSRNAAEYLLSSGINGSFLVRESESSPGQRSISLRYEGRVYHYRINTASDGKLYVSSESRFNTLAELVHHHSTVADGLITTLHYPAPKRNKPTVYGVSPNYDKWEMERTDITMKHKLGGGQYGEVYEGVWKKYSLTVAVKTLKEDTMEVEEFLKEAAVMKEIKHPNLVQLLGVCTREPPFYIITEFMTYGNLLDYLRECNRQEVNAVVLLYMATQISSAMEYLEKKNFIHRDLAARNCLVGENHLVKVADFGLSRLMTGDTYTAHAGAKFPIKWTAPESLAYNKFSIKSDVWAFGVLLWEIATYGMSPYPGIDLSQVYELLEKDYRMERPEGCPEKVYELMRACWQWNPSDRPSFAEIHQAFETMFQESSISDEVEKELGKKGVRGVASTLLQAPELPTKTRTSRRAAEHKDPTDVPETPHSKGPGETDPLDHEPPVSPLLPRKERGPQDGGLNEDERLLPKDKKTNLFSALIKKKKKTAPTPPKRSSSFREMDGQPERKGAGEEEGRETSNGAPALTPSDAAEPAKSPKPSSGAGVPNGAFRESGGAGFRSPHLWKKSSTLTSSRLAASEEESGGSSSKRFLRSCSASCVPHGARDTEWRSVTLPRDLQSTGRQFDSSTFGGHKSEKPALPRKRASENRSDQATRGTVTPPPRLVKKTEEAADEVFRDAGESSPGSSPPSLTPKLLRRQVTGAPSSGLPHKDETAKSGALGTPVAAEPVPPASRAGPGASGGTGKAPAEEPRSRRHKPSSESPGRDKGKLSKLKPAPPPPPPASVGKAGKPAQNPTQEAAGEASTGGKTKAAAVVVDAVNSDAIKPSPLGEGVKKPALPSVPKPQSSKPAGAPAGAASAPSTLPSAASALAGDQPASTAFIPLISTRVSLRKTRQPPERIASGTITKSVVLDGTEALCLAISKNSEQMASHSAVLEAGKNLYTFCVSYVDSIQQMRNKFAFREAINKLENNLRELQICPATAGSGPAATQDFSKLLSSVKEISDIVQR